In Phyllobacterium zundukense, one DNA window encodes the following:
- a CDS encoding 3-methyl-2-oxobutanoate dehydrogenase (2-methylpropanoyl-transferring) subunit alpha: MSDDGPLGEFGPLSLHVPEPAVRHGGEPDFSNVNIPEAGSVRRPEVDTNPEEIRDLAFSIIRVLSRDGDAVGPWAGLLTDDQLIEGLRHMMTLRTFDARMQIAQRQGKTSFYMQHLGEEAVSCAFRKALAPGDMNFPTYRQAGLLIAGDYPMVEMMCQIYSNERDPLKGRQLPIMYSSKEHGFFSISGNLATQYIQAVGWAMASAIKNDTKIAAGWIGDGSTAESDFHASLVFASTYKAPVVLNIVNNQWAISTFQGIARGGSGTFAARGLGFGIPALRVDGNDYFAVFAVAKWAIERARRNLGPTLIEYVTYRVGAHSTSDDPSAYRPKTESDAWPLGDPIVRLKNHLIGRGVWSDERHKQTEAEILDTVIAAQKEAESFGTLHAGGKPSARDMFEGVYEEMPPHLRRQRQQAGV; the protein is encoded by the coding sequence ATGTCTGATGATGGTCCCCTTGGTGAATTTGGTCCCCTTAGCTTGCATGTGCCGGAACCGGCGGTGCGGCATGGCGGCGAGCCGGATTTTTCCAATGTGAACATTCCGGAGGCCGGATCGGTTCGGCGTCCTGAAGTAGACACCAATCCCGAAGAGATCCGCGACCTTGCCTTTTCGATCATTCGCGTATTGAGCCGCGATGGTGACGCGGTCGGTCCCTGGGCCGGATTGTTGACCGATGATCAGCTGATTGAAGGTTTGCGCCACATGATGACGCTGCGGACCTTCGATGCACGCATGCAGATTGCCCAGCGGCAAGGCAAGACCTCCTTTTACATGCAGCACCTCGGCGAAGAGGCCGTCAGCTGCGCTTTCCGCAAGGCGCTTGCGCCCGGTGACATGAATTTCCCGACCTATCGTCAGGCAGGCCTTCTGATTGCTGGCGATTATCCGATGGTCGAGATGATGTGCCAGATCTATTCCAACGAGCGCGATCCTCTCAAGGGCCGCCAGCTGCCGATCATGTATTCGTCGAAGGAACACGGTTTCTTCTCGATCTCCGGCAATCTCGCCACACAATATATCCAGGCCGTTGGCTGGGCCATGGCTTCGGCGATCAAGAACGACACCAAGATCGCCGCCGGATGGATCGGCGACGGCTCGACGGCTGAATCCGATTTCCATGCATCGCTGGTCTTCGCCTCGACCTACAAGGCGCCGGTGGTGCTCAACATTGTCAACAATCAGTGGGCGATTTCCACGTTCCAGGGAATTGCGCGCGGCGGCTCCGGCACATTTGCTGCGCGGGGCCTCGGCTTCGGCATTCCGGCGCTGCGTGTTGATGGCAATGACTATTTCGCCGTGTTTGCTGTCGCGAAGTGGGCGATCGAGCGCGCGCGGCGCAATCTCGGTCCAACACTGATCGAGTACGTCACCTATCGCGTGGGTGCACATTCCACCTCCGACGATCCGTCGGCCTATCGGCCGAAGACCGAGTCCGATGCCTGGCCGCTTGGCGATCCGATTGTACGGTTGAAGAACCATCTGATTGGCCGTGGCGTCTGGTCGGACGAGCGCCACAAGCAGACGGAGGCCGAAATTCTCGACACGGTTATTGCCGCGCAGAAAGAGGCCGAAAGCTTCGGCACGCTGCATGCCGGCGGCAAGCCTTCGGCCCGGGACATGTTCGAGGGAGTGTACGAGGAAATGCCACCGCATCTGCGCCGGCAGCGTCAGCAGGCAGGAGTGTAG
- a CDS encoding alpha-ketoacid dehydrogenase subunit beta, whose protein sequence is MPRKTMIEAIRDAMDIMMERDDNVVVFGEDVGFFGGVFRCTQGLQAKYGKTRCFDAPISEAGIVGAAIGMAAYGLKPCIEIQFADYVYPAYDQIVSEAARLRYRSNGGFTCPIVVRMPAGGGIFGGQTHSQSPEALFTHVSGLKVVVPSNPHDAKGLLISAIEDPDPVIFLEPKRLYNGPFDGHHDRPVTPWSKHELGDVPDGHYTVPLGKAIKRREGSQLTVLAYGTMVYVAEAAAEEHGIDAEIIDLRTLLPLDLETIVESVSKTGRCVIVHEATLTSGFGAELAALVQEHCFYKLEAPVARVTGWDTPYPHAQEWDYFPGPTRVGRALVETLEG, encoded by the coding sequence ATGCCGCGCAAAACGATGATCGAAGCCATCCGCGACGCGATGGATATCATGATGGAGCGCGACGACAATGTCGTCGTGTTCGGTGAAGATGTGGGCTTTTTTGGCGGTGTCTTCCGTTGCACGCAGGGGCTGCAGGCGAAATATGGCAAGACACGCTGTTTCGATGCACCGATCAGCGAGGCGGGCATTGTCGGCGCGGCGATCGGCATGGCAGCCTACGGCCTGAAACCCTGCATCGAAATCCAGTTCGCGGATTATGTCTATCCGGCCTACGACCAGATCGTTTCGGAGGCCGCGCGCCTGCGCTACCGCTCCAATGGTGGGTTTACCTGCCCGATCGTGGTGCGCATGCCGGCAGGTGGCGGCATTTTCGGCGGGCAGACGCACAGCCAGAGCCCGGAAGCGCTGTTCACGCATGTTTCTGGCCTGAAGGTCGTCGTGCCATCCAACCCGCATGATGCGAAAGGTCTGCTGATCTCGGCCATCGAAGATCCGGACCCGGTGATCTTCCTTGAGCCCAAGCGTCTCTATAACGGTCCGTTTGACGGTCATCATGACCGGCCAGTGACGCCGTGGTCGAAGCACGAACTCGGCGATGTGCCCGACGGCCACTATACGGTGCCGCTCGGCAAGGCAATCAAGCGCCGCGAAGGCTCGCAGCTGACCGTTCTGGCCTACGGCACCATGGTCTATGTGGCGGAGGCGGCGGCAGAGGAACACGGCATTGACGCAGAAATCATCGATCTGCGCACGCTGTTGCCGCTCGATCTCGAAACAATCGTGGAATCCGTCTCGAAGACAGGACGCTGTGTCATCGTGCACGAGGCGACTTTGACCTCCGGCTTTGGTGCCGAGCTTGCGGCACTGGTTCAAGAGCATTGCTTCTACAAGCTGGAAGCACCGGTTGCACGGGTGACAGGCTGGGATACGCCATATCCGCATGCGCAGGAGTGGGATTATTTCCCCGGGCCGACGCGTGTCGGACGTGCACTTGTCGAAACGCTGGAAGGTTAG
- a CDS encoding dihydrolipoamide acetyltransferase family protein, which translates to MGEYVIKLPDVGEGVAEAELVEWNVKIGDLVREDTVLAAVMTDKATVEIPSPVDGEIIWLGGEIGQVLAIGSPLVRLKIEGEGHAVEPEPAKPAKAEAPEPPVKKNEATKPQEEKPKPKPIAATETPLVAPRLFGGNAPRGEGEKPLASPAVRLRAREAGVDLRQVSGTGPAGRITHEDLEAFFARGSQKPGVAALAPDSSVKEIKVVGLRRKIAEKMAIAKSHIPHITYVEEIDVTSLEELRAMLNSKKRADQPKLTILPFLMRAMVKAIADQPQLNALYDDEANIIHQHGGVHIGIAAQTPNGLVVPVVKHAEARTLWDCAAEVNLLADAAKTGSATREQLSGSTITITSLGSMGGVVTTPVINYPEVAIIGVNKISVRPVWDGTNFIPRKMMNLSSSFDHRVIDGWDAAVFIQRIRTLLETPALIFVEG; encoded by the coding sequence ATGGGCGAATATGTCATCAAGCTGCCGGATGTCGGTGAAGGCGTTGCGGAAGCCGAGCTTGTCGAGTGGAATGTCAAAATCGGTGATCTGGTACGCGAGGATACTGTCCTTGCCGCCGTCATGACCGACAAGGCAACGGTCGAGATTCCATCGCCCGTGGACGGCGAGATCATCTGGCTCGGCGGCGAGATCGGGCAGGTGCTCGCCATCGGCTCGCCGCTTGTTCGCCTGAAAATCGAGGGTGAGGGACACGCCGTCGAACCGGAGCCAGCCAAGCCGGCGAAGGCCGAGGCACCCGAACCTCCGGTGAAAAAAAACGAAGCCACAAAACCGCAGGAAGAAAAGCCAAAACCCAAACCCATCGCGGCAACGGAAACGCCGTTGGTTGCACCGCGCCTCTTTGGCGGCAATGCACCGCGTGGTGAGGGCGAGAAGCCGCTGGCGTCGCCAGCCGTTCGCCTGCGTGCCCGTGAAGCCGGTGTCGACCTGCGCCAGGTCAGCGGCACCGGTCCGGCCGGGCGGATCACCCACGAAGATCTGGAAGCCTTCTTCGCGCGCGGATCGCAGAAGCCGGGTGTTGCGGCCCTCGCACCGGACAGTTCCGTCAAGGAAATCAAGGTCGTTGGTCTGCGCCGCAAGATTGCGGAAAAAATGGCGATCGCCAAATCGCACATTCCGCATATTACCTACGTCGAAGAGATCGACGTTACTTCGCTGGAAGAGTTGCGCGCGATGCTCAACTCCAAGAAGCGCGCCGATCAGCCGAAACTGACCATCCTGCCGTTCCTCATGCGCGCGATGGTGAAGGCAATCGCCGACCAGCCGCAGCTCAACGCGCTTTACGACGATGAAGCGAACATCATCCATCAGCATGGCGGTGTGCATATCGGCATCGCGGCGCAGACGCCGAACGGGCTCGTGGTCCCAGTCGTCAAGCATGCCGAGGCGCGTACGCTTTGGGATTGTGCCGCCGAAGTCAACCTTCTGGCCGATGCAGCGAAGACCGGTTCGGCCACCCGCGAACAGCTCAGCGGCTCGACGATCACCATCACGTCGCTTGGCAGCATGGGCGGCGTGGTGACAACGCCCGTCATCAATTACCCGGAAGTGGCGATCATCGGCGTCAACAAGATCAGTGTAAGGCCGGTTTGGGATGGGACGAACTTTATCCCGCGCAAAATGATGAACCTGTCGTCGAGCTTCGATCACCGGGTCATCGATGGCTGGGATGCGGCCGTGTTCATCCAGCGCATCAGGACGCTGCTCGAAACACCGGCGTTGATTTTCGTGGAGGGCTGA